One part of the Lycorma delicatula isolate Av1 chromosome 7, ASM4794821v1, whole genome shotgun sequence genome encodes these proteins:
- the Polr2I gene encoding RNA polymerase II subunit RpII15 codes for MPISGYDTHDDGPGFVGIRFCQECNNMLYPKEDKENKVLLYACRNCDFKQLADSNCIYVNKIMHEIDELTHIVSDVISDPTLPRTEEHPCPKCNHREAVFFQAQTRRAEEEMRLYYVCTNQHCTHRWTE; via the exons atgcctATTAGTGGTTATGACACTCACGATGACGGACCTGGATTCGTTGGAATACGTTTTTGTCAAGAATG TAATAACATGTTGTACCCAAAAGAagacaaagaaaataaagttCTCCTTTATGct TGTCGTAACTGTGACTTCAAACAACTTGCCGACAGTAATTgcatttatgtaaacaaaattatgcaCGAAATTGA CGAATTGACACATATAGTATCAGACGTGATATCTGATCCAACATTACCACGCACTGAAGAACATCCATGTCCAAAATGTAACCATCGTGAAGCTGTTTTCTTTCAAGCACAGACACGTAGAGCTGaa GAAGAGATGAGATTGTACTATGTATGTACTAATCAACATTGTACTCACCGCTGGACAGAGTGA